A genome region from Crossiella equi includes the following:
- a CDS encoding amino acid adenylation domain-containing protein: MQHAYWIGRRDDQELGGVGCHAYLELTGPARDPERLEAAVHALLARHPMLRARFHADGTQQVQDTSPWPGLTVHDLRELAGPVAGLRLAATRDLLGHRRLDVGRGEVVDVQLTLLPDASSVLHLNIDLLVADVQSIRVLLHDLALLYAGRGDALPALTTTFPDYLAARGRETDREADRAYWLDRLADLPGAPELPLAPRDRATRTRFRRRVHRLSAVDWRRFQAAARGHGLTAAMALATAYAEALGRWSARPEFLLNLPLFDRQPLHEDVPHLVADFTSLVLLPVDTAGAVPFAQRARVVQASLREHLAHTGFSGVEVLRELARTGRAAPVVFACNLGERLVPDTARAELGEWTWMLSQTPQVWLDHQVYEQDGELLLAWDSVDALFPDGLVEDLFAAYTRLVDGLAAEGADWTAPAVPPLPAGQEVLRAAVNAGHRVESGNLLHTGFFDWADRAPERTALRGAGDALTYGQAADRALRVARWLLDRDVRPGEAVAVSLPKGVDQVVAVLGVLAAGAVYVPVGPDQPPRRRERVLSRAGVRVTLDPAAFGAAVTGEPLGTPVDRRPEDSAYVIFTSGSTGEPKGVEITHRAAVNTVEEVNDRFGVTSRDRVLAVCALDFDLSVYDLFGLLGAGGEVVLCAEHQRRDPAALAELVHGHGITLWNSVPALLDQVLAAAPGRLGSLRLALVSGDWVGLDLGPRFTAATGGRLVALGGATEAAIWSNALEVEEVPAEWTSVPYGFPLRNQRYRVADDQGRDRPDWVPGELWIGGTGVALGYRGDPERTRERFVEHGGQRWYRTGDLGRYWADGTLEFLGRTDHQVKLRGHRVELGEVEHHLARCPGVRRAVAVVDRDRLLAAVTAESEVDTAALRAALAECLPAYMLPAVLRQVPELPLTANGKLDRAAVTALLADAVATPAPAPPRGELETRLAAVWAEVLGVPEVGRESDFFLLGGDSLQATRLIARLTAEGVHGAGLDGLFATPVLAEFASTVRLGPAPGSASALRADPAHRFEPFPLTEVQRAYLLGRDPGFVLGGVAAHSYFEFEGVHVDLPRLEAAWRRLVEHHDMLRVVLDPDGGQRVLARVPELTIEVTEAGERPEADLAALRERLSHRVADLTAWPLFAVAAVRYGDRLRLAVSLDNLALDGLSCFRLIAESFRLYTDPAAPLSTTDIGFRDYVLALPPARESSVDYWRARLDTLPPAPALPLRVDPAEVGRPRFTRRTHRVPAATWDRVKEHARTHRATPSAVLLACYAEVLAAWSEHPALTVTLTLFDHRDPHPGLPEMLGDFTSLALFAHESRPERPWSATLRRVQRRLAQDLEHRDVSAEWVRRELTQRLGSPAAAAMPVIFTSALGLTPPAGHEAAGFEEVWGLSQTPQAWLDHQVYESGGDLVLNWDAVEELFPEGLLDALATAGLDLVHHLAREAAHWERPLPDPLPAAQRAVRDRVNATAAPVGNHLLHEGFLAQDPARTALLWDGGALTYGQLSERAARIAGHLQARGVRAGDAVAVTLPKGPDQVAAVLGVLLAGGVYVPVGVDQPKSRQDSMFTTAGVRHILDEQSTVEAQRAERITTPVVVGPDDLAYVIFTSGSTGEPKGVELTHRAAHNTVTDITARFGLTAGDRGLAVSSVDFDLSVFDLFGILGTGGALVLPTEDERRDPRRWRELLRAHRVTVWNTVPALLDLLLTAAGPPPASLRLALLSGDWVGLDLPARLHTAAPDCRLVALGGATEAAIWSNALEVHEVPAHWTSVPYGFPLRNQSYRVADDHGRDRPDWVPGELWIGGTGLARGYRGDPGTTDAKFTTRHGQRWYRTGDRGRYWPDGTLEFLGRTDHQVKIRGHRLELGEVETALHAHPLVRQAVVLAVGDRGHRRLHAFCTGEIPDRAGLVAFLGERLPAYAIPPAIDVLPELPLTGNGKVDRAALAHLAEQARTQDGEAPEGELEIRLAALWARLLGLPRLGRHENFFALGGDSVLAMKLITLLDRELGLDLTLRQLVATPTVAELAGAAPTCEEGAL; the protein is encoded by the coding sequence GTGCAGCACGCGTACTGGATCGGGCGCCGCGACGACCAGGAGCTCGGCGGGGTCGGCTGCCACGCCTACCTGGAGCTGACCGGCCCGGCCCGTGACCCGGAACGCCTGGAGGCGGCCGTGCACGCGCTGCTGGCCAGACATCCCATGTTGCGCGCCCGCTTCCACGCCGACGGCACGCAGCAGGTCCAGGACACCAGCCCCTGGCCCGGGCTCACCGTGCACGACCTGCGCGAGCTGGCCGGACCGGTGGCCGGGCTGCGGCTGGCCGCGACGCGCGACCTGCTCGGCCACCGCCGCCTGGACGTCGGCCGCGGCGAGGTGGTCGACGTCCAGCTCACCCTGCTGCCGGACGCGAGCTCCGTGCTGCACCTCAACATCGACCTGCTCGTCGCGGACGTGCAGAGCATCCGCGTGCTGCTGCACGACCTCGCGCTGCTCTACGCCGGGCGCGGGGACGCCCTGCCCGCACTCACCACGACCTTCCCGGACTACCTGGCCGCCCGCGGGCGCGAGACCGACCGCGAGGCCGACCGGGCCTACTGGCTGGACCGCCTCGCCGACCTGCCGGGCGCCCCGGAGCTGCCCCTGGCGCCGCGCGACCGCGCCACCCGGACCAGGTTCCGCCGCCGCGTGCACCGGCTGTCCGCAGTGGACTGGCGCCGCTTCCAGGCCGCCGCGCGCGGGCACGGGCTGACCGCCGCGATGGCCCTGGCCACCGCCTACGCCGAAGCGCTCGGCCGGTGGAGCGCCCGGCCGGAGTTCCTGCTCAACCTGCCGCTGTTCGACCGCCAGCCGCTGCACGAGGACGTGCCGCACCTGGTCGCCGATTTCACCAGCCTGGTCCTGCTGCCGGTGGACACCGCCGGTGCGGTGCCCTTCGCGCAGCGGGCCCGCGTGGTCCAGGCGAGCCTGCGCGAACACCTGGCGCACACCGGCTTCAGTGGGGTCGAGGTGCTGCGCGAGCTGGCCCGCACCGGCCGTGCCGCACCGGTGGTCTTCGCCTGCAACCTGGGCGAGCGGCTCGTCCCGGACACCGCCCGCGCCGAGCTGGGCGAGTGGACGTGGATGCTGTCCCAGACCCCGCAGGTGTGGCTGGACCACCAGGTCTACGAGCAGGACGGCGAGCTGCTGCTGGCCTGGGACTCGGTGGACGCGCTGTTCCCGGACGGCCTGGTCGAGGACCTCTTCGCCGCCTACACCCGGTTGGTGGACGGGCTGGCCGCCGAGGGCGCGGACTGGACCGCCCCGGCCGTCCCGCCGCTGCCCGCCGGGCAGGAGGTGCTGCGGGCCGCGGTCAACGCGGGCCACCGCGTGGAGTCCGGGAACCTGCTGCACACCGGTTTCTTCGACTGGGCCGACCGCGCCCCGGAGCGGACCGCGCTGCGCGGGGCCGGTGACGCGCTGACCTACGGGCAGGCCGCGGACCGGGCGCTGCGCGTGGCCCGTTGGCTGCTGGACCGGGACGTGCGCCCCGGCGAGGCGGTCGCGGTGAGCCTGCCCAAGGGCGTGGACCAGGTGGTCGCGGTGCTCGGGGTGCTGGCCGCGGGCGCGGTCTACGTCCCGGTCGGCCCGGACCAGCCGCCCCGCCGCCGCGAGCGCGTGCTCAGCCGCGCCGGGGTCCGCGTGACCCTGGACCCGGCCGCGTTCGGGGCCGCCGTGACCGGTGAACCCCTTGGCACACCGGTCGACCGGCGGCCGGAGGACTCCGCGTACGTGATCTTCACCTCGGGCTCCACCGGCGAGCCCAAGGGGGTGGAGATCACGCACCGGGCGGCGGTGAACACCGTCGAGGAGGTCAACGACCGCTTCGGCGTCACCTCCCGCGACCGCGTGCTCGCGGTGTGCGCGCTGGACTTCGACCTGTCCGTCTACGACCTGTTCGGCCTGCTCGGCGCGGGCGGCGAGGTGGTGCTGTGCGCCGAGCACCAGCGCCGCGACCCGGCCGCCCTGGCCGAGCTGGTGCACGGGCACGGCATCACGCTGTGGAACTCGGTGCCCGCGCTGCTGGACCAGGTGCTGGCGGCCGCGCCCGGACGGCTGGGCTCACTGCGCCTCGCGCTGGTCTCCGGTGACTGGGTGGGCCTGGACCTCGGCCCCCGCTTCACCGCGGCCACCGGCGGCCGCCTGGTCGCGCTGGGTGGGGCGACCGAGGCCGCGATCTGGTCCAACGCGCTGGAGGTCGAGGAGGTCCCGGCGGAGTGGACCTCGGTGCCGTACGGCTTCCCGCTGCGCAACCAGCGCTACCGGGTGGCCGACGACCAGGGCCGGGACCGCCCGGACTGGGTGCCGGGCGAGCTGTGGATCGGCGGCACCGGCGTGGCGCTGGGCTACCGCGGCGACCCGGAGCGCACCCGGGAACGCTTCGTCGAGCACGGGGGCCAGCGGTGGTACCGCACCGGCGACCTGGGCCGGTACTGGGCGGATGGCACCCTGGAGTTCCTGGGCCGCACCGACCACCAGGTGAAGCTGCGCGGCCACCGCGTGGAGCTCGGCGAGGTCGAGCACCACCTCGCGCGCTGCCCAGGGGTGCGGCGCGCGGTGGCGGTCGTGGACCGGGACCGCCTGCTGGCCGCGGTCACCGCCGAGTCCGAAGTGGACACCGCGGCCCTCCGCGCCGCGCTGGCCGAGTGCCTCCCGGCCTACATGCTCCCGGCCGTGCTCCGGCAGGTCCCGGAGCTCCCCCTGACGGCCAACGGCAAGCTCGACCGCGCCGCCGTCACCGCCCTGCTCGCCGACGCCGTCGCCACCCCGGCCCCGGCCCCGCCGAGGGGGGAGCTGGAGACCCGGCTGGCCGCGGTCTGGGCCGAGGTGCTGGGCGTGCCGGAGGTCGGCCGCGAGTCCGACTTCTTCCTGCTCGGCGGCGACAGCCTCCAGGCCACCCGCCTGATCGCCCGGCTCACCGCCGAGGGGGTGCACGGCGCGGGCCTGGACGGCCTGTTCGCCACCCCGGTGCTCGCCGAGTTCGCCAGCACCGTCCGCCTGGGCCCGGCGCCCGGCTCGGCGAGCGCGCTGCGGGCCGATCCCGCGCACCGGTTCGAGCCGTTCCCGCTCACCGAGGTCCAGCGCGCCTACCTGCTCGGCCGCGACCCCGGGTTCGTGCTCGGGGGAGTGGCCGCGCACTCCTACTTCGAGTTCGAGGGCGTGCACGTCGACCTGCCGCGCCTGGAAGCCGCGTGGCGGCGGCTCGTCGAGCACCACGACATGCTCCGGGTGGTCCTCGACCCGGACGGCGGCCAGCGGGTCCTGGCGCGGGTGCCGGAGCTCACCATCGAGGTCACCGAGGCGGGCGAGCGGCCGGAGGCGGACCTGGCCGCACTGCGCGAGCGGCTGTCCCACCGCGTCGCCGACCTCACCGCGTGGCCGCTGTTCGCGGTGGCCGCGGTCCGGTACGGCGACCGGCTGCGCCTGGCCGTCAGCCTGGACAACCTCGCCCTGGACGGCCTGAGCTGCTTCCGGCTCATCGCCGAGTCCTTCCGCCTCTACACCGACCCGGCCGCCCCACTGTCCACAACGGACATCGGCTTCCGCGACTACGTGCTGGCCCTGCCGCCCGCCCGGGAGTCCTCCGTGGACTACTGGCGGGCCCGCCTGGACACCCTGCCGCCCGCCCCGGCCCTGCCGCTGCGCGTGGACCCGGCCGAGGTCGGCCGGCCGCGCTTCACCCGCCGCACGCACCGCGTGCCCGCGGCGACCTGGGACCGGGTCAAGGAGCACGCCCGCACCCACCGGGCCACGCCGTCGGCGGTGCTGCTGGCCTGCTACGCCGAGGTCCTCGCGGCCTGGAGCGAGCACCCGGCCCTGACGGTCACCCTGACCCTGTTCGACCACCGCGACCCGCACCCCGGCCTGCCCGAGATGCTCGGCGACTTCACCTCCCTGGCCCTGTTCGCGCACGAGTCCCGGCCGGAGCGGCCGTGGTCGGCGACCCTGCGCCGTGTCCAGCGGCGCCTGGCGCAGGACCTGGAGCACCGGGACGTCTCCGCCGAGTGGGTGCGCCGTGAGCTGACCCAGCGCCTGGGCAGCCCGGCCGCCGCCGCGATGCCGGTGATCTTCACCAGCGCGCTCGGCCTCACCCCGCCCGCCGGGCACGAGGCCGCCGGGTTCGAGGAGGTGTGGGGCCTGTCGCAGACCCCGCAGGCCTGGCTGGACCACCAGGTCTACGAGTCCGGCGGCGACCTGGTGCTCAACTGGGACGCCGTCGAGGAGCTGTTCCCCGAGGGGCTGCTGGACGCGCTGGCCACCGCCGGGCTCGACCTGGTGCACCACCTCGCGCGCGAGGCCGCGCACTGGGAGCGGCCGCTGCCCGACCCGCTGCCCGCCGCCCAGCGCGCGGTCCGCGACCGCGTCAACGCCACCGCCGCCCCGGTCGGGAACCACCTGTTGCACGAGGGTTTCCTGGCCCAGGACCCGGCCCGCACCGCGCTGCTCTGGGACGGCGGCGCGCTGACCTACGGGCAGCTGAGTGAGCGCGCGGCCCGGATCGCCGGCCACCTCCAGGCCAGGGGGGTGCGGGCGGGCGACGCGGTCGCGGTGACCCTGCCCAAGGGGCCGGACCAGGTCGCCGCGGTGCTCGGCGTGCTGCTCGCGGGCGGGGTGTACGTACCGGTCGGCGTGGACCAGCCCAAGTCCCGCCAGGACAGCATGTTCACCACCGCGGGTGTCCGGCATATTCTCGACGAACAGTCCACTGTGGAGGCACAGCGCGCCGAGCGGATCACCACGCCCGTGGTGGTCGGCCCGGACGACCTGGCCTACGTCATCTTCACCTCCGGCTCCACCGGCGAGCCCAAGGGCGTGGAGCTCACGCACCGGGCCGCGCACAACACCGTCACCGACATCACCGCCCGCTTCGGCCTCACCGCCGGGGACCGCGGCCTCGCGGTGTCCTCTGTGGACTTCGACCTGTCCGTCTTCGACCTGTTCGGGATCCTCGGCACCGGCGGCGCCCTGGTCCTGCCCACCGAGGACGAGCGCCGCGACCCGCGCCGCTGGCGGGAGCTCCTGCGCGCGCACCGGGTCACGGTGTGGAACACGGTCCCGGCCCTGCTGGACCTCCTGCTCACCGCCGCGGGCCCGCCACCGGCGAGCCTGCGCCTGGCCCTGCTCTCCGGCGACTGGGTGGGCCTGGACCTGCCCGCCCGCCTGCACACCGCCGCCCCGGACTGCCGCCTGGTCGCGCTGGGCGGCGCCACCGAGGCCGCGATCTGGTCCAACGCGCTGGAGGTCCACGAGGTCCCGGCGCACTGGACCTCGGTGCCGTACGGCTTCCCGCTGCGCAACCAGTCCTACCGGGTGGCCGACGACCACGGCCGGGACCGCCCGGACTGGGTGCCGGGCGAGCTGTGGATCGGCGGCACCGGCCTGGCCCGGGGCTACCGCGGCGACCCCGGGACCACCGACGCCAAGTTCACCACCCGGCACGGCCAACGTTGGTACCGCACCGGCGACCGCGGCCGGTACTGGCCGGACGGCACCCTGGAGTTCCTCGGTCGCACCGACCACCAGGTCAAGATCCGCGGCCACCGCCTGGAGCTCGGCGAGGTTGAAACCGCCCTGCACGCCCACCCGCTGGTGCGCCAGGCCGTGGTGCTCGCGGTCGGCGACCGCGGCCACCGCAGGCTGCACGCTTTCTGCACCGGCGAGATCCCCGACCGGGCCGGCCTGGTCGCCTTCCTCGGCGAACGCCTGCCCGCCTACGCCATCCCGCCCGCCATCGACGTGCTGCCCGAGCTCCCGCTCACCGGCAACGGCAAAGTCGACCGCGCCGCCCTGGCCCACCTGGCCGAGCAGGCCCGGACCCAGGACGGCGAGGCACCCGAGGGCGAGCTCGAGATCCGCCTGGCCGCCCTGTGGGCCCGGCTGCTCGGCCTGCCTCGCCTCGGCCGCCACGAGAACTTCTTCGCCCTGGGGGGCGACTCGGTGCTGGCCATGAAGCTGATCACCCTGCTGGACCGCGAGCTCGGGCTCGACCTCACCCTGCGACAGCTGGTCGCCACACCGACGGTCGCCGAGCTCGCCGGGGCCGCCCCGACCTGTGAAGAAGGTGCCCTGTGA
- a CDS encoding GH32 C-terminal domain-containing protein — protein sequence MRLRLASLVAALLLAAPAVAAAPAAPAELPEFPYQPTSYTEPYRGQFHFSSQGGWMNDPNGLIHYRGVYHFFYQHNPHGLAWDTMHWGHATSTDLVHWTQKPIALEPGVHPGDLWSGAGVVDTRNTSGLKRGDDDPIVVFSGTNGVTVFHSTDGARTFQSHDGGRKVVTMPGTSRDPKVLWHEPTRRWVMLVWSDEGGNGVNLYTSPNLLDWSFTQRFGADWLFECPDFFALPVDGDPARTRWVLTDASGEYVTGSFDGRRFQADDPRPVRMDHGGNHAGGSFYAGQVFNNMPDGRVVQMVWMGGNRGAGWTGSASFPAVLGLRGTPEGPRLTREPVAELAKLRYRTTSVRDRRLDPESASRLLAGQSVETYELTAEVDLRASTARRFGFRLDLRPDGTAGREVVYDVAARTLQGDPVGAPDGVLRVRLLVDRAQLELFADGGRYSRTEDVLFDQRPDSRGLSLFAEGGTVRLRALDLHELAPSWGLGEPTLHHDLPGQWRAASGLWTDEAAGKRGSAPGDAFYLSDHAAADFDYSADVRVSGTAGGLTFRAGAAGEGYTATLDRRAQVLKLWRQGRDLATVPLRVTDGWHRLRVVARGPSIAVHVDGAAQPQLRADDRTYASGRFALNTFNGETTFQNVRRMP from the coding sequence ATGCGCCTCCGCCTCGCCTCGCTCGTCGCGGCCCTGCTGCTGGCCGCCCCCGCCGTGGCCGCCGCCCCGGCCGCGCCCGCCGAGCTCCCGGAGTTCCCGTACCAGCCGACGTCCTACACCGAGCCGTACCGGGGCCAGTTCCACTTCAGCTCGCAGGGCGGCTGGATGAACGACCCGAACGGCCTGATCCACTACCGCGGCGTCTACCACTTCTTCTACCAGCACAACCCGCACGGCCTGGCCTGGGACACCATGCACTGGGGCCACGCCACGAGCACCGACCTGGTGCACTGGACGCAGAAGCCGATCGCGCTGGAACCCGGGGTCCACCCCGGCGACCTGTGGTCGGGCGCGGGCGTGGTGGACACGCGCAACACCTCCGGGCTCAAGCGCGGCGACGACGACCCGATCGTCGTGTTCTCCGGTACGAACGGCGTGACCGTCTTCCACAGCACCGACGGCGCCCGGACCTTCCAGTCCCACGACGGCGGCCGCAAGGTCGTGACCATGCCCGGCACCTCGCGCGACCCGAAGGTGCTCTGGCACGAGCCCACGCGGCGGTGGGTGATGCTGGTCTGGTCGGACGAGGGCGGCAACGGCGTCAACCTCTACACCTCGCCGAACCTGCTGGACTGGAGCTTCACCCAGCGGTTCGGAGCGGACTGGCTGTTCGAGTGCCCGGACTTCTTCGCCCTGCCCGTGGACGGCGACCCGGCGCGGACGAGGTGGGTGCTCACCGATGCCAGCGGCGAGTACGTGACCGGCTCCTTCGACGGGCGGCGCTTCCAGGCCGACGACCCGCGCCCGGTGCGCATGGACCACGGCGGCAACCACGCGGGCGGGTCCTTCTACGCCGGGCAGGTCTTCAACAACATGCCGGACGGGCGTGTGGTGCAGATGGTGTGGATGGGTGGCAACCGGGGCGCGGGCTGGACGGGCAGCGCGAGCTTCCCGGCCGTGCTGGGCCTGCGCGGCACTCCCGAGGGGCCGCGGCTGACCCGGGAACCGGTGGCGGAGCTGGCGAAGCTGCGCTACCGCACCACCTCCGTGCGGGACCGGCGCCTGGACCCGGAGTCGGCCTCCCGGCTGCTGGCGGGCCAGTCGGTGGAGACCTACGAGCTGACCGCGGAGGTGGACCTCCGTGCCAGCACGGCACGGCGCTTCGGCTTCCGCCTGGACCTCCGCCCGGACGGCACCGCGGGCCGTGAGGTGGTCTACGACGTGGCGGCGAGGACCCTGCAGGGCGACCCGGTCGGCGCGCCCGACGGCGTGCTGAGGGTGCGGCTGCTGGTGGACCGGGCGCAGCTGGAGCTGTTCGCCGACGGCGGCCGGTACTCCCGCACCGAGGACGTGCTCTTCGACCAGCGCCCGGACAGCCGGGGCCTGTCCCTGTTCGCCGAGGGCGGCACCGTGCGGCTGCGGGCCCTGGACCTGCACGAGCTGGCACCGTCCTGGGGTCTGGGCGAACCGACGCTGCACCACGACCTGCCGGGCCAGTGGCGGGCGGCCAGCGGGCTGTGGACCGACGAGGCTGCGGGCAAGCGCGGCTCGGCGCCGGGCGACGCGTTCTACCTCAGCGACCACGCCGCGGCCGACTTCGACTACTCGGCCGACGTCCGGGTCTCGGGCACCGCGGGCGGACTGACCTTCCGCGCGGGCGCGGCGGGCGAGGGCTACACCGCGACCCTGGACCGCCGGGCCCAGGTGCTCAAGCTGTGGCGCCAGGGCCGGGACCTGGCCACCGTCCCGCTGCGGGTCACCGACGGCTGGCACCGGCTGCGCGTGGTGGCGCGCGGCCCGTCGATCGCGGTGCACGTGGACGGGGCGGCACAGCCCCAGCTGCGGGCCGATGACCGGACCTATGCCAGCGGCCGGTTCGCCCTGAACACCTTCAACGGGGAGACAACGTTCCAGAACGTGCGCCGGATGCCCTGA
- a CDS encoding sensor histidine kinase — protein MKSGDGQRRKPLFKWLDPRFMLAEKGQQRTRWFITVILFCQRVSYLLPASAHLLSSDLTRHASPALNSALLGLAWLWTGYLAFQVRRRGWFSERQVVIDVVFACVLIAVVTANVQEGFQFTTVNWAPKYALGTAALIGAVLPIRVAALVSVAPLAVYVLELGRHTTEEQPLLPAVVGHVNSAIFFFLILYFMTKYLTAQAEYLDEQTEARLRAETREAAERARYETRTRHYRALHDNALATLTAIAMGGLDHRSEQVRARCAKDAEYVRRLIVADTTNAFTGLGDRLAEVVTDAEALGLRVRYVPDTVPGHLPHHVVEAVADASREALNNVAKHAGVQQAWLTVSWVEDTLGVRVVDRGKGFDPVTTPRGQGLTSSISGRMREIGGSVEIDSVAGEGTCVELLWSPNGEV, from the coding sequence GTGAAGTCCGGCGACGGCCAGCGGCGCAAACCGCTGTTCAAGTGGCTGGACCCCCGGTTCATGCTGGCGGAAAAAGGACAGCAGCGCACGCGCTGGTTCATCACGGTCATCCTGTTCTGCCAGCGCGTGTCCTACCTGCTCCCGGCGAGCGCGCACCTGCTCAGCAGCGACCTGACCCGGCACGCCAGCCCGGCGCTGAACTCCGCGCTGCTGGGCCTGGCCTGGCTGTGGACCGGTTACCTGGCCTTCCAGGTGCGGCGGCGCGGCTGGTTCAGCGAGCGCCAGGTCGTCATCGACGTGGTGTTCGCGTGCGTGCTGATCGCGGTGGTCACCGCGAACGTGCAGGAGGGCTTCCAGTTCACCACGGTCAACTGGGCCCCGAAGTACGCCCTGGGCACGGCCGCGCTGATCGGCGCGGTGCTGCCGATCCGGGTGGCCGCCCTGGTGTCGGTGGCGCCGCTGGCGGTGTACGTGCTGGAGCTGGGCAGGCACACCACCGAGGAGCAGCCGCTGCTGCCCGCGGTGGTCGGGCACGTCAACTCGGCGATCTTCTTCTTCCTCATCCTGTACTTCATGACCAAGTACCTGACCGCCCAGGCCGAGTACCTGGACGAGCAGACCGAGGCCAGGCTGCGCGCGGAGACCCGGGAGGCCGCCGAACGCGCCCGCTACGAGACCCGCACCCGGCACTACCGGGCCCTGCACGACAACGCGCTGGCCACGCTCACCGCGATCGCCATGGGCGGCCTGGACCACCGCAGCGAGCAGGTCCGGGCCCGCTGCGCCAAGGACGCGGAGTACGTGCGGCGGCTCATCGTCGCCGACACCACCAACGCCTTCACCGGCCTGGGCGACCGGCTGGCCGAGGTGGTCACCGACGCCGAGGCGCTGGGCCTGCGGGTGCGCTACGTGCCCGACACCGTGCCCGGCCACCTGCCGCACCACGTGGTGGAGGCGGTCGCCGACGCCAGCCGGGAGGCGCTGAACAACGTGGCCAAGCACGCGGGTGTGCAGCAGGCCTGGCTGACCGTGTCCTGGGTGGAGGACACCCTGGGCGTGCGCGTGGTCGACCGCGGCAAGGGCTTCGACCCGGTGACCACCCCGCGCGGGCAGGGCCTGACGTCCTCGATCAGCGGCCGGATGCGGGAGATCGGCGGCAGCGTGGAGATCGACTCGGTGGCCGGGGAGGGCACCTGCGTCGAGCTGCTCTGGTCCCCCAACGGCGAGGTCTAG
- a CDS encoding response regulator — MLSLSVVDDDQMLLDGFAAWLADFPGLRLVCTAHTVDDLLSEESEPADVVLLDLLLADRSDPAENVRRLVRAGRRVLVVSVVPHLDQAVAVIRAGAQGYLTKDSDLPTLADAVRTVADGGLAHSQELALAWTRDNGPDRPELSERERALLSAYGSGMTLATAARRTGISPEAARDCLTGIRDRYRRCTT; from the coding sequence GTGTTGTCGTTGTCGGTCGTCGACGATGACCAGATGCTGCTCGACGGGTTCGCGGCGTGGCTCGCCGACTTCCCCGGGCTGCGTCTGGTGTGCACCGCCCACACCGTCGACGACCTGCTGTCCGAGGAGTCCGAGCCCGCCGACGTGGTGCTGCTGGACCTGCTCCTGGCCGACCGCTCCGACCCGGCGGAGAACGTGCGCCGGCTGGTCCGCGCGGGCCGCCGGGTGCTCGTGGTGAGCGTGGTGCCGCACCTGGACCAGGCCGTGGCGGTGATCCGGGCGGGCGCGCAGGGATATCTCACCAAGGACAGCGATCTGCCCACTCTGGCGGATGCCGTGCGCACGGTCGCGGACGGCGGCCTCGCGCACAGCCAGGAGCTCGCACTGGCTTGGACGCGCGACAACGGCCCCGACCGGCCGGAGCTGTCGGAGCGCGAGCGCGCGCTGCTGTCGGCCTACGGCTCGGGCATGACCCTGGCCACCGCGGCCCGCCGCACCGGCATCTCACCGGAGGCCGCCCGGGACTGCCTGACCGGCATCCGGGACCGCTACCGGCGCTGCACGACCTAG
- a CDS encoding PQQ-dependent sugar dehydrogenase yields MKSRFRLLLTATAVAALPLGTAIAEPAAVRVVAQNLAYTWGAAFLPDGSALVTERNSARVLAVKGGAVSTAATIPGVRPAGEGGLLGIAVSPKYASDGLVFVYYTAASDNRIARFKLGQTPEVIVSGIPKANIHNGGRLAFGPDGHLYAGTGDAANTANAQNPASLGGKVLRMTPEGRPAPNNPSGTLVYSLGHRNVQGLTWDSTGRLFSSELGQNRQDELNLITAGGNYGWPTCEGKCGDPRFSDPLTTWTTAEASPSGIAAVGNNLYMAALRGQRLWRIPITNSGVGTPTALHQGTYGRLRDAVLAPDRTLWVLTSNGPTGVAGGDKVLSIDV; encoded by the coding sequence ATGAAGTCACGGTTCCGGCTGCTGCTGACCGCCACCGCGGTCGCGGCCCTGCCGCTGGGCACCGCGATCGCCGAACCGGCCGCGGTCCGCGTCGTCGCGCAGAACCTCGCCTACACCTGGGGCGCGGCGTTCCTGCCGGACGGGTCCGCGCTGGTGACCGAGCGCAACAGCGCCCGGGTGCTGGCCGTCAAGGGCGGCGCGGTGAGCACCGCGGCGACCATCCCGGGGGTGCGCCCCGCGGGCGAGGGCGGGCTGCTGGGCATCGCGGTCTCGCCGAAGTACGCCAGCGACGGGCTGGTCTTCGTCTACTACACCGCCGCGAGTGACAACCGCATCGCGCGGTTCAAGCTCGGGCAGACCCCCGAGGTGATCGTCAGCGGCATCCCGAAGGCGAACATCCACAACGGCGGACGTCTGGCCTTCGGGCCGGACGGCCACCTCTACGCGGGCACCGGCGACGCGGCCAACACCGCGAACGCGCAGAACCCGGCCTCGCTGGGCGGCAAGGTCCTGCGGATGACCCCGGAAGGTCGTCCGGCCCCGAACAACCCGTCCGGCACGCTCGTCTACTCCCTCGGGCACCGCAACGTCCAGGGCCTGACGTGGGACTCGACCGGACGGCTCTTCTCCTCCGAGCTCGGCCAGAACCGGCAGGACGAGCTCAACCTCATCACCGCGGGCGGCAACTACGGCTGGCCGACCTGCGAGGGCAAGTGCGGGGACCCGCGGTTCTCCGACCCGTTGACCACCTGGACCACCGCCGAGGCCTCGCCCAGCGGCATCGCGGCGGTCGGGAACAACCTGTACATGGCGGCACTGCGGGGACAGCGCCTGTGGCGCATCCCCATCACCAACTCCGGAGTAGGTACGCCGACCGCGCTGCACCAGGGCACGTACGGCAGGCTCCGGGACGCGGTGCTGGCACCGGACCGCACGCTGTGGGTGCTGACCTCCAATGGTCCCACCGGTGTCGCGGGCGGTGACAAGGTCCTCAGCATCGACGTCTGA